The following coding sequences are from one Rhodopirellula halodulae window:
- the gnd gene encoding decarboxylating NADP(+)-dependent phosphogluconate dehydrogenase, whose amino-acid sequence MSGDCDFGLIGLAVMGENLALNVESRGYKVAVYNRTTSKVDALMEGRAKGKNFVGCHSIEEFVKSVKRPRKLMMLVKAGPAVDALIQQLLPHCEPGDIIIDGGNEYYVHTERRTKEVEAAGLLYVGCGVSGGEEGALKGPSLMPGGSAEAWPHIKEMFQSIAAKVGPNDDIPCCEWLGAGGAGNYVKMVHNGIEYGDMQLICEAYQLLSELGGLSNDELYDVFADWNKGELQSYLIEITRDIFSVKDDQGGDGFLVDQIMDVAGAKGTGKWMSQLALDLGVPSTLVTTAVFARGLSAQKEARTRASKVLNGPSESSNPEMQAAAKALVGDRAEFVEAVRQALYASKIVSYAQGFVQLQAASAEHGWGLDYGAAALLWRGGCIIRAQFLDRIKEAFDADPNLENLLLDKYFEDAVENAQEKWRKVVAVASIMGIPVPAFSTALCYYDGYRLERLPANLLQAQRDYFGAHTYQRLDKEGTFHSEWLQLRKEPTA is encoded by the coding sequence ATGAGTGGTGATTGTGATTTCGGCCTGATTGGTTTGGCCGTCATGGGCGAAAATCTGGCCTTGAACGTTGAAAGCCGCGGCTACAAGGTCGCCGTCTACAACCGCACCACGTCCAAAGTCGACGCCCTGATGGAAGGTCGTGCGAAGGGCAAGAATTTCGTCGGATGTCACTCGATCGAAGAATTCGTCAAATCGGTCAAACGTCCTCGTAAATTGATGATGTTGGTCAAAGCCGGCCCCGCCGTGGACGCCCTGATTCAGCAATTGCTACCGCACTGCGAACCTGGTGACATCATCATCGACGGTGGCAACGAGTACTACGTGCACACCGAACGTCGCACAAAAGAAGTCGAAGCCGCTGGTTTGCTGTACGTCGGTTGCGGCGTCAGTGGTGGTGAAGAGGGAGCCTTGAAAGGGCCTTCGTTGATGCCTGGCGGAAGTGCGGAAGCTTGGCCACACATCAAGGAAATGTTCCAGTCCATCGCTGCCAAGGTCGGCCCAAACGACGACATTCCTTGCTGCGAATGGCTGGGTGCCGGTGGTGCTGGGAACTACGTCAAAATGGTTCACAACGGCATCGAATACGGCGACATGCAGTTGATCTGCGAAGCCTATCAGTTGCTCAGCGAGCTGGGTGGTTTGTCCAACGACGAACTGTATGACGTTTTCGCCGATTGGAACAAAGGTGAGCTGCAAAGCTACCTGATCGAGATCACCCGCGACATTTTCAGCGTCAAAGACGATCAAGGTGGCGACGGATTCTTGGTCGACCAGATCATGGACGTCGCTGGTGCGAAGGGCACCGGCAAATGGATGAGCCAACTGGCACTGGACCTGGGCGTGCCAAGCACCCTGGTGACCACCGCCGTGTTCGCTCGCGGTTTGTCGGCACAAAAAGAAGCTCGCACGCGAGCCAGCAAGGTGTTGAACGGTCCATCGGAATCGTCCAACCCAGAAATGCAAGCTGCTGCGAAAGCGTTGGTCGGTGATCGCGCCGAGTTCGTCGAAGCGGTTCGCCAAGCGTTGTACGCGTCGAAGATTGTCTCCTACGCTCAAGGCTTCGTGCAGTTGCAAGCGGCCTCGGCCGAGCACGGTTGGGGATTGGACTACGGTGCCGCTGCATTGTTGTGGCGAGGCGGTTGCATCATCCGCGCTCAGTTCTTGGATCGCATCAAAGAGGCGTTCGACGCGGATCCCAACTTGGAAAACTTGTTGTTGGACAAGTACTTCGAAGACGCCGTCGAAAACGCGCAAGAGAAATGGCGCAAAGTGGTCGCCGTGGCATCCATCATGGGCATTCCTGTGCCAGCCTTCAGCACCGCCTTGTGCTACTACGACGGTTATCGTTTGGAGCGTTTGCCAGCCAACTTGCTGCAAGCCCAACGCGATTACTTCGGAGCCCACACGTATCAGCGTTTGGACAAAGAAGGCACCTTCCACAGCGAATGGTTGCAACTCCGTAAAGAGCCCACCGCTTGA
- a CDS encoding DUF1598 domain-containing protein, with amino-acid sequence MRLIDRQFSFHALTRFALAALFVALLAPASFSQDGGGGDGGDIIFGNPPAGVDVDAQGVLKVRTVDPRLNRQRLMQARANAAPGESMETSKLRKVSLNRLEKAVAEYVEANRTLPAEMLAMAGLTSVEYVFYYPETKDIVLAGPAEGYVTDASERFVGIESGRPSLLLEDVIVALRAFPAQGKSARVISVSIDPTPEGLQRMQKFLLQVGGRAGRGDTMQLVRGLKQNLGLQTVTIEGIPAATHFARVLVEADYRMKLIGIGLEQLPVPVRSYVARTNPATASANSMERWYFQPNYDGVSVSEDNLAMRINERGVQLVGANERVQGDGVRVGTGRVNRASQGFTKEFTEKYNLIADQVRVYAELRQLIDLSIAAAYIHEQDFYGQANWSMPILGNESAVSVETYTVPEKVETAVNAIWRGNTLMTPLGGGVNMQPRIALNDDRVTIDTEGQHVQVKQSSGPDQLAPGQWWWD; translated from the coding sequence ATGCGACTGATCGATCGCCAATTCTCCTTTCACGCCCTGACCCGATTCGCGCTCGCCGCGTTGTTTGTGGCGCTTTTGGCCCCCGCGAGCTTCAGCCAAGACGGTGGCGGGGGTGACGGTGGAGACATCATTTTCGGCAACCCGCCGGCCGGTGTCGACGTTGACGCTCAAGGCGTTCTGAAGGTGCGAACCGTCGATCCACGCCTGAATCGCCAGCGTTTGATGCAAGCTCGCGCCAACGCTGCACCCGGCGAGTCGATGGAAACCAGCAAGCTTCGCAAGGTTTCTTTGAACCGCTTGGAGAAGGCGGTCGCGGAATATGTGGAAGCCAATCGAACATTGCCTGCTGAAATGCTGGCGATGGCCGGCCTGACATCGGTGGAATACGTCTTCTACTACCCCGAAACCAAGGACATCGTGCTGGCCGGTCCCGCCGAAGGTTACGTGACCGACGCTTCGGAGCGTTTCGTTGGCATCGAATCCGGTCGCCCCAGCCTGTTGCTGGAGGATGTCATCGTCGCTCTGCGAGCCTTCCCCGCCCAAGGCAAATCGGCTCGCGTGATTTCGGTCTCGATCGATCCGACACCTGAAGGCCTGCAACGCATGCAGAAATTCTTGCTGCAAGTGGGTGGTCGTGCCGGCCGAGGCGACACCATGCAGTTGGTTCGTGGACTGAAACAAAACCTTGGTTTGCAAACGGTCACCATCGAGGGCATCCCAGCCGCCACCCACTTCGCACGCGTGTTGGTCGAAGCTGACTACCGAATGAAGTTGATCGGGATTGGGTTGGAACAACTGCCCGTTCCCGTTCGCAGCTATGTGGCGCGCACCAACCCAGCCACCGCGTCGGCGAACTCCATGGAACGCTGGTACTTCCAACCTAACTACGACGGCGTCTCGGTCAGCGAAGACAACTTGGCCATGCGAATCAATGAACGCGGCGTTCAATTGGTCGGTGCCAACGAACGTGTCCAAGGCGACGGCGTTCGCGTTGGAACAGGTCGGGTGAATCGTGCCAGCCAAGGATTCACGAAAGAGTTCACCGAGAAGTACAACCTGATTGCAGATCAAGTTCGCGTGTACGCCGAGCTTCGTCAATTGATCGACCTTTCCATCGCCGCGGCATACATCCACGAACAAGACTTCTACGGCCAAGCCAATTGGTCGATGCCGATCTTGGGCAACGAGTCAGCCGTCAGTGTTGAAACGTACACGGTTCCCGAGAAGGTCGAGACCGCTGTGAACGCGATTTGGCGAGGCAACACCCTGATGACACCACTGGGTGGTGGCGTGAACATGCAGCCCCGCATTGCACTGAATGATGACCGCGTCACAATCGACACCGAAGGCCAGCATGTGCAGGTCAAACAATCTTCGGGGCCGGATCAATTGGCCCCAGGCCAATGGTGGTGGGACTGA
- a CDS encoding glycerophosphodiester phosphodiesterase has translation MIVAHRGSSYSAPENTISAFNLAWEQGADAVEGDFYLSADGEIVCLHDKTTSRTAPGSPSLKVSDATLEQLRKLDVGSWKHERYAGEKIPTLTEVLATVPEGKGIFVEIKCGPEILPALREQLAKSSLKPEQITIICFNEEVVRQAREMMPYDANWLTSYKKQLTGGYRPSQKGVIESLKSTNASGFGTQVKPELLSSFMTQDFCDAIRESGCGMHGWTINDPDVAKQLVDRGFLSITTDRPKLIRESLSN, from the coding sequence ATGATCGTTGCTCACCGCGGATCATCGTATTCCGCACCGGAAAACACGATCTCCGCGTTCAATCTGGCTTGGGAACAAGGTGCCGATGCGGTCGAGGGTGACTTCTATCTTTCGGCTGACGGTGAGATCGTTTGCCTGCACGACAAGACCACCTCTCGCACCGCGCCCGGGTCACCATCGTTGAAGGTTTCGGACGCCACTTTGGAGCAACTTCGAAAGCTCGATGTCGGCTCTTGGAAGCACGAACGCTACGCCGGTGAGAAGATCCCAACGCTCACAGAAGTGCTGGCGACGGTGCCCGAAGGCAAAGGCATTTTTGTTGAAATCAAGTGCGGACCAGAGATCCTTCCGGCTCTCCGAGAACAATTAGCCAAATCTTCATTGAAGCCCGAACAGATCACGATCATCTGCTTCAACGAAGAGGTCGTGCGGCAAGCACGCGAGATGATGCCTTACGACGCGAACTGGTTGACGTCGTATAAAAAGCAACTGACCGGCGGTTACCGACCGAGTCAAAAAGGTGTCATCGAGTCATTGAAGTCGACCAACGCCTCCGGGTTTGGCACCCAAGTCAAACCTGAATTGTTGAGCTCGTTCATGACCCAAGACTTCTGCGATGCGATTCGCGAAAGTGGCTGCGGCATGCACGGATGGACCATCAATGATCCCGACGTTGCCAAACAGCTCGTCGATCGAGGCTTCCTCAGCATCACCACCGATCGCCCCAAACTGATTCGCGAGTCGCTCTCGAACTGA
- a CDS encoding sulfatase family protein translates to MRINANLWLAILFASVFCIQSATADDRPNVVWIISDDLGPELGCYGYPDVQTPNLDRLASEGRRFEKAFSTSPVCSSSRSAFQTGHYQTEIGYHHHLTRAKPPLTVPTAVDRMREAGYFISHGDGSAGNTKRHKYGVNYPYDKATHFDAMDWAGRADGQPFFAQVHIKEPHRPFVPSDRIREQAPIPPYYPDHPITRADWSNYLASIEKLDRIVGQILDRLDNEGIRDNTLVIFFGDHGRPHVRGKQWLYDGGLHTPLIVRWPNALKPSVESEMASLLDVLPTTLQATGVDSNDLAGKNLVAKEWTGHQQLFAARDRCGDAPDRIRSVRTDRYKYIRNFHPEKSYLQLSSYKKLSYPVETLMKVLHANGQWDSPWMATSRPEEELYDLQNDPHEMNNLAASPDHQSTLERFRQSLNNWMEETNDQGAQDESLVVDMEALMAEKRQWYERTMQRRGLSPDISDRDYLEWWKQQLQTPSDRLK, encoded by the coding sequence ATGCGAATCAACGCCAATTTATGGCTCGCGATCCTTTTCGCGAGCGTCTTCTGCATTCAATCAGCCACCGCGGACGACCGTCCCAACGTCGTTTGGATCATCTCCGATGACCTCGGCCCTGAACTTGGCTGTTACGGCTACCCCGATGTGCAAACGCCCAACCTGGATCGTTTGGCCAGCGAAGGACGTCGTTTCGAAAAGGCATTCAGCACATCACCGGTTTGTTCGTCCTCGCGTTCCGCGTTTCAAACCGGGCACTACCAAACCGAGATTGGATATCACCATCACCTGACGCGAGCCAAACCGCCGCTAACCGTTCCAACCGCCGTCGATCGGATGCGAGAAGCTGGTTACTTCATCTCACACGGTGATGGTTCGGCGGGCAACACAAAACGTCACAAGTACGGGGTCAATTATCCGTACGACAAAGCCACCCACTTCGACGCGATGGATTGGGCGGGCCGCGCGGACGGGCAACCTTTCTTCGCACAGGTTCACATCAAAGAACCCCACCGACCGTTTGTCCCCAGCGATCGCATCCGCGAGCAAGCCCCCATTCCACCGTACTATCCCGATCACCCCATCACACGAGCGGACTGGTCCAACTATTTGGCCAGCATCGAAAAACTCGATCGCATTGTTGGCCAGATCCTGGATCGCCTGGACAACGAAGGCATTCGCGACAACACCTTGGTGATCTTCTTCGGCGATCACGGTCGACCGCATGTTCGCGGTAAACAGTGGCTCTACGACGGCGGACTGCACACGCCGTTGATTGTTCGTTGGCCCAACGCACTGAAACCGTCGGTGGAAAGCGAGATGGCATCTCTTCTGGATGTGCTTCCGACCACGTTGCAGGCCACCGGAGTCGACTCCAACGACCTTGCTGGAAAGAACTTGGTCGCGAAAGAATGGACCGGACATCAACAACTGTTTGCTGCTCGAGACCGTTGTGGCGATGCCCCCGATCGCATCCGCAGCGTTCGAACCGACCGATACAAGTACATCCGCAACTTCCATCCAGAAAAGTCGTACCTTCAACTCAGCAGCTACAAAAAGTTGTCGTACCCGGTCGAGACTCTGATGAAAGTTCTGCATGCAAACGGCCAATGGGATTCACCTTGGATGGCCACGTCACGCCCAGAAGAAGAACTCTACGATCTGCAGAATGACCCGCACGAGATGAACAACTTGGCGGCTTCGCCGGATCATCAATCCACTTTGGAACGGTTTCGCCAATCGCTGAACAACTGGATGGAAGAAACCAACGATCAGGGAGCGCAGGACGAATCGCTCGTCGTGGACATGGAAGCCTTGATGGCTGAAAAACGGCAATGGTACGAACGCACGATGCAGCGTCGTGGTTTGTCTCCTGACATTTCCGATCGCGATTACTTGGAATGGTGGAAGCAGCAACTTCAAACGCCGTCAGACCGCTTGAAATGA
- a CDS encoding c-type cytochrome has protein sequence MSQLRRKSRFKVFFTTRKSPAVIDETAPSYRVSTPRGFVVQMMTLRMMTTLLMTSLMCVATPSASAADAPSAKAPFVISIERFGRHQDIDSAIAARLLVTELSCTACHASGDSNLDPKRGPNLQSVGNRLQADWLREFLQAPHQTDPGTTMPNMVSQIAEDQRADVIDGLVAYLGQLRKPFPTLKAGGANPLQDEFWNKGDSNRGKELFHEVGCVACHAPDETVTPASNTVSTLDRLLDELTTDELEEMGLASAARSVPSIPLPNVAEKYTRQSLTHFLHSPSTVRPSGRMPDLHLTPDEAADITEYLFSNSQFNQQSTTIKKVDQPTQEQIELGQQWFQQLNCGQCHDTTATPAPVRIASWADLDAAAKHSCLSDANKKLGKPHFLLDALQRELLIRAIEDNSLQTSQVASEHAVQLALLQHNCVACHARGDLGGIGRNRKGYFESSALADLGDEGRLPPPLTGVGQKLKTDWIVKVLQGHASTRLRPHMTIRMPRYPQRDWKPFAKQLAVADDASELTAETVFANGQHPLEHLGAEGKRLMEIGCIQCHVFNGNSLPGVIGMDLHLATRRLRPLWMKEFLLEPASKKKGTRMPAFFPNGESQNHEILGGDTPLQIAAMWHYLNASDKHGVPDKIAEALAKDYELSPSERPIVHRTFMQDVGTHAIAVGFPEGIHFAVDAETPRLAMLWKGRFMDARSTWFDRFAPSVGPLGEQVVVFAKESSFELPAGESLDFKGLRLDRQGIPSFRYQFNGMQITDQLQPSGKKTMLRTITLSSPNETPPASLRWRLPTSKDLRPAASGDEDASTGMKIRILSEHESHQSGSQNPDGLTRLEIQPDQPLMLEYIW, from the coding sequence ATGTCGCAACTGCGACGAAAGTCCCGTTTCAAAGTCTTCTTCACGACGAGAAAGAGTCCAGCCGTGATCGACGAGACTGCCCCTTCGTACCGAGTGTCCACTCCTCGCGGCTTCGTCGTTCAGATGATGACGTTGCGGATGATGACGACGCTGCTGATGACATCGCTGATGTGTGTTGCCACGCCGAGTGCCAGCGCGGCGGACGCCCCATCGGCGAAGGCTCCCTTTGTCATTTCAATCGAGCGTTTTGGCCGGCACCAAGACATCGACTCAGCGATAGCCGCACGGTTACTCGTCACCGAGCTGAGCTGCACCGCATGTCACGCGTCGGGCGATTCCAACCTGGATCCCAAACGTGGACCCAACCTGCAATCCGTCGGTAATCGCCTGCAAGCAGACTGGCTCCGGGAATTTCTTCAAGCCCCGCATCAAACCGATCCGGGCACCACCATGCCAAACATGGTTTCTCAAATCGCCGAGGACCAGCGAGCCGATGTGATCGACGGACTCGTGGCCTATCTCGGCCAATTGAGGAAGCCATTTCCAACACTCAAAGCCGGCGGTGCCAACCCGCTCCAGGACGAATTTTGGAACAAAGGAGATTCGAATCGCGGCAAGGAACTGTTTCATGAAGTCGGCTGTGTTGCTTGTCATGCTCCTGACGAGACGGTCACACCCGCCTCAAACACGGTATCGACACTCGATCGATTGCTCGACGAATTGACAACCGACGAGTTGGAGGAAATGGGTTTGGCGTCCGCCGCTCGCTCGGTTCCCTCGATTCCACTTCCCAATGTTGCCGAAAAATACACTCGGCAGTCTTTGACGCACTTTTTGCATTCGCCCTCGACCGTACGTCCGTCCGGCCGAATGCCAGACTTACACCTCACGCCGGATGAAGCGGCCGACATCACCGAGTATCTGTTTTCAAACTCACAGTTCAACCAGCAATCCACCACGATCAAAAAGGTTGACCAGCCCACTCAAGAACAAATCGAGCTTGGGCAACAATGGTTCCAACAATTGAATTGCGGCCAATGCCACGACACAACAGCAACGCCAGCTCCCGTTCGTATCGCTTCTTGGGCAGACCTCGATGCAGCGGCGAAGCACTCCTGTCTTTCTGACGCCAACAAAAAACTCGGAAAGCCTCATTTTTTGTTGGATGCCTTGCAACGTGAGTTGCTGATCCGGGCAATCGAAGATAACAGTCTGCAGACCTCCCAGGTCGCGTCAGAACACGCTGTGCAACTTGCCCTGCTGCAACACAACTGTGTCGCTTGCCACGCAAGAGGCGACTTGGGTGGTATCGGTCGCAATCGGAAAGGTTATTTCGAGTCGTCCGCCCTCGCTGACCTGGGGGACGAAGGCCGCTTGCCGCCGCCATTGACGGGAGTCGGTCAGAAACTCAAAACAGACTGGATCGTGAAAGTCCTGCAAGGCCACGCGTCGACGAGACTGCGACCGCACATGACCATCCGCATGCCACGTTATCCGCAACGCGACTGGAAGCCTTTCGCCAAACAATTGGCAGTCGCGGACGATGCCTCCGAACTCACCGCTGAAACGGTGTTCGCAAATGGTCAACACCCCCTTGAACACTTGGGTGCTGAAGGCAAACGCTTGATGGAAATCGGTTGCATTCAGTGTCATGTTTTCAATGGGAACTCACTCCCCGGAGTGATCGGCATGGACCTCCACCTCGCGACGCGGCGGTTGCGTCCTCTGTGGATGAAAGAGTTTCTGCTGGAACCCGCGTCGAAGAAAAAAGGCACGCGCATGCCAGCATTCTTCCCCAACGGCGAGAGCCAAAACCACGAAATTCTTGGTGGCGACACGCCACTGCAAATCGCCGCCATGTGGCACTACCTGAACGCGTCGGACAAACACGGTGTCCCAGACAAGATCGCGGAGGCTTTGGCGAAGGATTACGAGCTATCGCCAAGCGAACGTCCCATCGTTCATCGAACGTTCATGCAAGACGTGGGAACGCACGCGATCGCGGTCGGCTTCCCCGAGGGCATCCACTTCGCCGTAGACGCTGAAACACCTCGGTTGGCAATGCTCTGGAAAGGCAGATTTATGGACGCCCGCAGCACTTGGTTCGACCGTTTCGCACCATCGGTCGGGCCGCTGGGTGAGCAAGTGGTTGTGTTTGCAAAGGAATCATCCTTTGAGTTGCCTGCGGGGGAATCTCTTGATTTCAAAGGCCTTCGACTGGATCGCCAAGGCATTCCATCGTTTCGCTATCAATTCAACGGGATGCAAATTACCGACCAATTGCAACCGTCCGGCAAAAAGACCATGTTGCGCACGATCACACTGAGTTCTCCAAACGAAACGCCGCCCGCCTCGCTGCGTTGGCGACTTCCCACGAGCAAAGACCTTCGTCCAGCAGCATCAGGTGACGAAGACGCTTCGACGGGAATGAAGATTCGTATTCTCAGTGAGCATGAATCACACCAATCAGGCTCGCAGAACCCCGACGGTTTGACTCGGTTGGAGATCCAGCCTGACCAACCATTGATGCTGGAGTACATCTGGTGA
- a CDS encoding DUF1552 domain-containing protein → MTDSMNVPTAQNQPTSITQVGSSRLSRRTMLRASGLALGLPLLEAMTPAGRSAYAAKEALQITDASRPVRMACVFFPNGVIQPKWRPTGEGDQWELSETLQPLAPFKDKLNVISNLAHENGTAGRDGAGDHARGGSTFLTAARPVKTSSNIRLGISLDQVAATALAGQTRLPSIELGLKGSRNAGSCDSGYSCAYSSNISWKNETQPMPKETVPRLAFERMFGSGDAALERRQRMARKSILDVVRGDAERLMKQVGKTDKRKLDEYFTSVREIERRIEQTEAEDRASLPDLDVPMGRVEAFREHARLMYDLMVVGFQTDTTRVATLMLDTAGGNRTYPEIGVKEAHHGLSHHRNKEESVAKIQKIDHYLVEQFAYFLERMEAVQEADGTLLDHSMVLYGSGLGDGNRHTHHDLPIVLAGGGGGQIQTGRYLKVAEETPMANLFLTMLDIMGTPAESIGDSSGRLTLV, encoded by the coding sequence ATGACAGACTCGATGAACGTCCCCACCGCTCAGAATCAGCCCACTTCGATCACCCAAGTCGGTTCGTCTCGATTGAGCCGCCGGACCATGCTGCGTGCATCGGGACTGGCTCTCGGTCTGCCGTTGTTGGAAGCCATGACGCCGGCCGGTCGCAGTGCTTATGCGGCAAAGGAAGCGTTGCAAATCACGGATGCGTCACGTCCGGTTCGGATGGCCTGTGTGTTCTTTCCAAACGGTGTGATCCAACCCAAATGGCGTCCAACCGGCGAAGGCGACCAATGGGAATTGAGTGAGACGTTGCAGCCCTTGGCTCCGTTCAAAGACAAACTGAACGTGATTTCCAATCTGGCTCATGAAAACGGAACCGCGGGACGTGATGGCGCTGGCGATCACGCGCGGGGTGGTTCCACGTTCCTCACCGCAGCTCGTCCTGTCAAAACCAGCAGCAACATCCGACTGGGCATCTCGTTGGACCAAGTCGCCGCGACGGCACTCGCCGGTCAAACTCGTTTGCCTTCGATCGAACTCGGATTGAAGGGCAGCCGGAATGCGGGCAGTTGCGATTCAGGTTACAGCTGCGCGTACTCGTCCAACATATCGTGGAAGAACGAAACGCAGCCGATGCCCAAGGAGACCGTGCCGCGGCTGGCGTTTGAACGGATGTTCGGATCAGGCGATGCCGCGCTGGAGCGTCGTCAACGCATGGCTCGCAAGAGCATTCTGGATGTCGTTCGTGGTGACGCGGAACGATTGATGAAGCAAGTCGGCAAAACGGACAAACGCAAGCTGGATGAGTATTTCACCAGCGTCCGCGAGATCGAGCGACGCATTGAGCAAACCGAAGCGGAAGACCGAGCGTCGTTGCCGGATCTGGATGTCCCCATGGGACGGGTCGAAGCATTCCGTGAGCACGCGCGGTTGATGTACGATTTGATGGTGGTCGGTTTCCAAACGGACACCACCCGTGTCGCGACGCTTATGTTGGACACTGCCGGTGGCAACCGGACGTATCCAGAGATTGGCGTGAAGGAGGCTCACCACGGGCTCAGTCACCACCGGAACAAAGAAGAATCCGTCGCGAAGATTCAAAAGATCGATCACTACTTGGTCGAACAATTCGCGTATTTCTTGGAACGAATGGAAGCTGTGCAAGAAGCCGACGGAACGCTGCTGGACCACTCAATGGTTCTGTACGGCAGCGGTCTCGGTGACGGCAACCGGCACACGCACCACGATCTGCCAATTGTGTTGGCGGGTGGTGGCGGCGGCCAAATCCAAACGGGTCGTTACCTGAAGGTCGCCGAAGAGACTCCGATGGCTAACCTATTCCTAACGATGCTCGACATCATGGGCACCCCCGCGGAATCGATCGGTGACAGCTCGGGTCGACTCACGTTGGTTTGA